A genome region from Geodermatophilus bullaregiensis includes the following:
- the aroA gene encoding 3-phosphoshikimate 1-carboxyvinyltransferase translates to MSQVWTTPHRPTPVDAVVALPGSKSITARALVLAALADGPSRLGRPLRARDTELMAAGLRALGVRIDDDGASPDTDWLVTPGELRGPAEVDAGLAGTVLRFLPPVAALAAGPVRLDGDPRLHERPNAGLVAALRDLGVEVDDGGRGRAPFTVHGTGRVRGGPVTVDASESSQIVSGLLLAAARFDEGLDLTPAGGVPSMPHVEMTVVALREHGVDVTATGRGWRVAPGPVAARDRVVEPDLSNAAPFLAAALVTGGRVTVPDWPEVTTQPGAQLDRLLGEMGADVQRAPGGLQVTGTGTIAPLVADLGEVGELTPVLAALCALADGTSRLTGIGHLRGHETDRLQALDEVLSAVGARVEQLPDGLVVTPGPPRPALVDSYADHRMVHAAAVLGLAVDGVRVSGPEAVTKTLPDFRERWDGMLGATAGVGS, encoded by the coding sequence GTGAGCCAGGTCTGGACGACGCCGCACCGCCCGACCCCCGTCGACGCCGTCGTCGCCCTGCCGGGCTCGAAGTCGATCACCGCGCGGGCGCTCGTGCTGGCCGCGCTGGCCGACGGGCCGAGCCGGCTGGGCCGGCCGCTGCGGGCCCGCGACACCGAGCTCATGGCGGCCGGCCTGCGGGCCCTCGGCGTCCGCATCGACGACGACGGCGCCTCCCCCGACACCGACTGGCTGGTCACCCCCGGCGAGCTGCGCGGCCCCGCCGAGGTCGACGCCGGGCTGGCCGGCACCGTCCTGCGCTTCCTGCCGCCGGTGGCCGCGCTGGCCGCCGGCCCGGTGCGGCTGGACGGCGACCCGCGGCTGCACGAGCGCCCCAACGCGGGCCTGGTCGCGGCGCTGCGCGACCTCGGCGTCGAGGTCGACGACGGCGGCCGGGGCCGGGCACCGTTCACCGTGCACGGCACCGGCCGGGTGCGCGGCGGGCCGGTGACGGTCGACGCGAGCGAGTCCTCGCAGATCGTCTCCGGCCTGCTGCTGGCCGCCGCCCGCTTCGACGAGGGCCTCGACCTCACCCCGGCCGGCGGCGTCCCCTCGATGCCGCACGTGGAGATGACCGTCGTCGCGCTGCGCGAGCACGGCGTCGACGTGACCGCCACCGGCCGCGGCTGGCGGGTGGCGCCGGGCCCGGTCGCCGCCCGCGACCGCGTGGTCGAGCCCGACCTGTCCAACGCCGCGCCGTTCCTCGCCGCGGCACTGGTCACCGGCGGGCGCGTGACCGTCCCCGACTGGCCCGAGGTCACCACCCAGCCCGGTGCGCAGCTCGACCGCCTGCTGGGTGAGATGGGTGCCGACGTGCAGCGCGCACCCGGGGGGCTGCAGGTCACCGGCACCGGCACCATCGCGCCGCTGGTCGCCGACCTCGGCGAGGTGGGCGAGCTGACGCCGGTGCTCGCCGCGCTGTGCGCCCTCGCCGACGGCACGTCGCGGCTGACCGGCATCGGGCACCTGCGCGGACACGAGACCGACCGGCTGCAGGCCCTCGACGAGGTGCTCAGTGCCGTCGGCGCGCGGGTCGAGCAGCTGCCCGACGGGCTGGTGGTCACCCCCGGCCCGCCGCGCCCGGCGCTGGTCGACTCCTACGCCGACCACCGCATGGTGCACGCCGCCGCCGTCCTCGGCCTGGCCGTCGACGGGGTCCGGGTGTC